The Zeugodacus cucurbitae isolate PBARC_wt_2022May chromosome 4, idZeuCucr1.2, whole genome shotgun sequence genome includes the window tttcaaaaaaaaaaaagccaacACGTGTTCTTATCggaatattctggcatatattcatgtttcgaattgcacagatctaattggaactaccgatctagttgaaaataagaatcgtcaagtaaatgagttcatgagaaatttaaccaattgatatattttcattatttcaaagaaaaaaataaaaaataggtgtccaaaatttttaatattaagctaaggactatatacaacattattcaggtgcaaaaaataaaatatactgcattggaagaactctggacgcaaactttcagagctttcattttgggatttttctaaagtattacaataagtagataaaaaccccaaaaatgTGCCCGAAATAATtggggaaaaatataaaaaaatattacaacaacaacagtaaccatgAGGAAGTGAGAATAGTTTGAATCTTCCCCAGTACTCGTCCCATGTAGCCAGGAAAATGCCACAGTTATATACCAATAGCATCTATTGCTATTGAAAATTAGCTGTAGTTGATGTTACTAAGCCAATGGAATACTGGAATGGCGTTATTTTTTGTGACTAGACGAAGACAATGACGTAGCATCATGATGGACCCAGAAAAGTTTGGCGGAAACAGACTTCAGTCCTACGTTGGCCTATAATAATCATCTATAGcgaatttgatatattttttaattttaatgacagAAAGCGGTGGCTTTTTCCACGCTACTTGGGACGAGTACTGACTCTTTTCTCACTTCCTCatggttactgttgttgctgtaatactattttttatttttccccaTCTCTTTCAGTcaaatttttggggtttttatctacttattgtattattttagaaaaatcccaaaatgaaagctctgaaagtttgcgtccagagttcttccaatgcagtatattttattttttgcacctgaataatgttgtatatacttagtccttagcttaatattaaaaattttggacacctattttttatttttttctttgaaataatggaaatataccaattggttaaatttctcatgaactcatttgcatgacgattcgaaacatgaatatatgccagaatattccGAAAAGAACACGTgttggctttttttttttgaaaatgtcccgttcatttctcatgaattcgttcttcgacatgtgcttgcattttgcaaagaattgattgacaattggttttttgttgtttttgcttatttgagtcctatcttatgtttttgtttttacttttgttatttttttaacatattctatgactagatatatcctataataatactgtaaaagaaaaatcataaaaaactaaacctttgttacagaaatttaatgtcaaaattgattttttgagtcaattttcattttgcaaagaatttgttgacaaactgtatattatttaatgttaaCTAATTCGGGCCGTGTAAGATTTTGTTGAATAACACCAACTCTTCGTTTATTTCAATGTCACTCAGTTCTGAGTTGCATAATCTATATGAATGTAGTTTAGGATGTATGCAAATTCAATATAGATAGAAATACAAGCTGACAACCgaatataaattaacaaaaatacaaaattttttagcaTTCCGATTTGGAACATATTTGGCTTTGTGCACTATGTATGCTTGCCTTTGAAAAACTGTAGTGCTTTAGTCCGTTGTTGTTACACATTAATTTGAAAAGCTTCCCTTTGCAGTTTTTGATTGCCGCGTACGCGAGGTGAAGTTTGGGCCTTCGATTTATCGTTAGAATCGGAAAAACGCGCAGGTGGATTTATATGGTCCTGATAACTTTGTGGGTAGTTAGATATGCTGaatgtttacaaaaataaattaatgattaaACTTTcagataaattaaatattaaatattacctAAACGTAGTTTCTTCGTTGTGACTTGAATAACCGCTGGAGCTTCGTACGTGGCGCTTGCCGCTTGTACCAGATTTTCCGCTTTTACGAGCTACAAATGGCGGTTTCGATTTCCTCGATAAACTTGTCGGTGTCGTCTCCGACGATGAAGATGTTTCATCTTGGGTatctatacttacatatatgaatgtttgtaatatcaacagttatatattttcaaaaactacaAGGGTGTCCCAATTAAACtatgtggtgtgttcaaaaaataacgggaattgtaaaattttcaatttcgctGGTTTGGAgagtacatatcgctcatttacttgaatagtgtctagtgtcacaactcaaaaaagtcgattttacaGGAGAGCGATAAATGGATCAAACAGAGTgaactaatgctttttcttgggcataaatgtgacccacttcgaattatgtcgttatttgtgaaaaatataaaccaGTTTCGCCGTCATatgtcaaatgtgtcgtttttgctgaaacaagcaatatgaaaactttcattaatttttcaccaatatcattccaacacaaaatatgtcgctctttctgaaaagaaaaccaacttcaccctatgacaatatgtgttgtaacacaaaatatgtcgttgtttcgtaaaaaaaaattataactaattctgacaaaactgagaagtgtcgttattgtggttaaaacaTAATGCAACATGACAAGTTTAAGAatggcacattcttatttcacggttaattttcctacgcatcggaatgaaatttttatacaatatggacgatgaaattgcgcacatttctgcatattcaactcaaaaatcgtgtttttttagttgtgacactattcacgTAAATGTGCgatatattttatgatattaacATGTAGATGTTAATATGTAggtgtaaacaaattttactgaattgtaagtttgaaaatattgttcaaTATTATTTGATTGTCATTAATTCTGCATAACTAAATACATAATATGGAGGTTATTCATAtactattttcaaatttaataaggacaccattattgacaatttaataatttaaacagtTATTCTTATTACCACGTTGAGTACGATACTTCGCAGAGTTCATTGCTCGGGTAGACACGTCGTTGTCGGACTCGGATCCTAGTGTGTCATATTCTGTAATTGGTATGTGAAGAGTTAGGATTTTCCTAACTTCGGAATCTGTTGAACCTGGATTGTCCGATTCTAAAAGTTTAGTACGGTTTGATGGTATTTTTAAATGAAGTTGAATGTTGATGAttgttaagtttatttttttttttaatgtcgtAAAGAACGtaagaatacaaaatttataactgAATACAAAATAACTTTAACTATATTCGTCGCCTcctgtaataaattaaattcaattctgATGCAAAATGAGCTCCATATTATTTTACCACGATATACTGCTTACGACGTCGGCAGATTTCGCGTAATATCGAGAAATTCATAGCCAAAAGTATTTTGCAAGGAGATTGAAtacgttaaatatatttaaagaaaaacactttatactattttattatattacgaatgtttcaaataaaatgatttacCAACATTGATCTCCAAAAGATCGTTGTTCTTTAAATACTTTATGGAATCgcatttttcaaacaaatatttacttcgCTTCATAGTTTTTGggtcgaaataatttttataattttaataattgtttaaacGGTCTTTTCTTATAAGTTGATAGGTTATTTGCCAATAATAATCACCTTGATCATTACATACATTAATGCagtgaaaaaatgtaattttataacaaacgtaaaaataaattgattcaaaattaCTAAGTATCTAGGGGTACTGAGCTAAATAGCCTATCATAATAGGAAATAGCGGTTATATTTCAGTAGCCTTACTATACTTATTAGAGGTGTTCTACGTTATATGGAGATTTTTGAAATAGTGTTTTAAGTTAACAGAATGGGctaatttctttcctttttatgtaaaaatgtttaaaaaaaaaatttggggacAATCGGATGATGGGAAGACGGCGCGGaaacgtttttaaattaaaaattgccttCCTATAGGAAAAAACAAGTTTTATGTATTCAAgaatcaatttttcttttagtatatttattaaatgaatatgtatgcTTTAATATGTCTCAACTAGCACGatataaagaataattttaataatattttgttcttatttcGAGTGAAAAAAcggcaaataatatttttttatcgcaCCATCGTCGTAACTGTCGATTGCTTTATTTTTGCAACATGAACCGCAGCGAAATAAAACGGTAAATGGACTGTGTTCTTTTTAATACGCTTTTATTAGCTTCACTTGTTTCAATAATTGTCACTCTCGTTTGTTTGGCATTTGAAATCAGAGGTGTTAATTTGTGCGAAATTgtgattatttaataaaaaacagaaaTGAGTGAATTACCAGCAACTGCGAGTAcattacatatacaaacacgACAACGTTCTGAACAAGTTGTGAATATTGAACTAATTGGAAGAATTTCTCATCAGATAACAGGTGCTAAACTACCATCGAACAAACAAGTACTGCAATTACTATTTTACAACATTAGATTTGTGTATCGGCAATTGAGAGAAAGtgcaaaattaacaataaatgctGTATTAATATTTTGGCAACAAGCTCGAATTCCGACAAAGGATGTAGCTAGGTGTGTCGATAAATTAGAATCTCTGTACAAATTATGGCAGAAGATTCAAAAAACCGTACCAAATAAGAGATCTGAtgctcagaaaaaaattgttgaagacTTTTCTGCAGAATTGGATAATTTGTTTGACATTGCTCATAGAGATGCCTTACAAAACATGCGTATTAGCGAAGACAAGGAATTTTTGATTCTACAAAGACAAAAAGGTCGGCCTGGTAGCATGGCCGGTGCTGACATGGTATTGTATCGGCGACAAAACAGAGCAGATCACCGCATTGAGAAAGAAATGTCTAGGAAAAGGAAACATCAACAAATGTCGGAAGTGAATCGTAAGtttatcaaatcaaattaattttatttatagtggTAATGgtcaattttaaaatgatattgTGTAGTCGAACTCAACGAACTCGACGATTTTGGTATGGACTATGAAGAAGATATTGGTGACAGTGAGCCTGAAGTAGCGGAAAccaatgtgaaaaaaaatacaaaacacacTGCTTCAACTTGTACTAACAGgggaagaaaacattttatcaCACCGCGATTGCTTTCAGCACTTGATAGCGCCAAAGTAAGCGATGGAAAGGCGATGCACATTCTGATGGCGACTGCAGAAGCATTGGGCCATTGCACTAGCGACTTGGTAGTCAATCGTTCTACTCTCCATAGACTGAGGGAAGAGCATCGCAGAAAAGAATCACAGAGGATTCAAGAGAGTTTTATTGACAAAGTATACCATGATTGAAAATATACGTATAGgttatttaaatactaataatatCCTATTCTAGCTAAGTGATACACAAGCAATGGTCGTCCACTGGGATGGTAAAGTATTGCCAGATctaattggaaaaataaaagttgAGCGAATTGCAGTGCTTGTTAGTTATAATGGCGAATCCAAATTTCTAGGCCCTCCAAAACTTATATCTGCCACTGGTTAAGATATAGCTACAGCTGTTTTTGATACACTTAGTAAATGGAATATTTTAGATCGCGTAGAAGGCATGTCTTTTGACACCACGTCCACTAATACTGGTCCAATAAAGGGAGCATGCGCTCAATTGCAACGCATGTTAGGAAGAAATTTGTTGACGTTACCATGCCGTCACCACATTCTAGAAATATACTTGCGTAGTGTATTCGACCTGCATTTCAAAGTGACTCAAGCACCAGAAGTCTCAATTTTCGAGAGATTTGCCAAAGCCTGGCCAAATATTGACACTTCATTATTTAAGAGTGGGCTCGACTGTGAAGATATACAATCTCATATAAGTGATGGCATCTGCAATGACATCAAACAATTTTGTCATTCACAATTACAAAAAACGTTTGTTCGTGCTGACCACGAAGAATTTTTAGTCTAGTATTTACATTTCTTGGTGACAATGGTGGTAAATTTAAAACTCCCGGAGTTACAAGTCATGCACGTTGGATGTCAAAGGGAATATATTCcttgaaaatatttctgtttcgtGATCAATTTCACTTGAGTAAAGCTGAATTAAAAGGTTTAAGTCACATTTGCGTTTTTTTAGTGcgtttatatataaaagcttGGTACAAATGCTCCAATGCAATTACCTCTCCCCTGCAGGATTTAAGCTTTGTAAAAGAatgtattaattatgaaaaagtgAACCCAAGTATTTCTTCGGAATTGCTgagaaaaatgcaacaacacatgTGGTATTTGTCAGAGGAAAACGTCGCAATAGCTTTCTTTGATTTCAATGTTTCAGTagatgttaagaaaaaaatggtaaaaaatttaaaatcagagGAGCCAACTTATAAACTACAAAACaatcgcaaaataaaaaaattaagtgacttAGGCAATTCGGATTTAAGCGAATTTGTATCCAAAAgaactttaacattttttacgaAGTACAAGTTGTCAACCAACTTTTTGTATTTGGATCCAGAGTCTTGGGAAACAAACGAGGAATTCCAAAATGGTCGCACAATATGCCACAAATTGCTTGTTACTAATGATACAGCGGAAAGaggtattaaatttataaaggaTTTCAATACTATTCttacaaataaagaagaagaaaaacagtTCCTCCTTCAAGTTGttgaagaatacaaaaaaaaatataagtcctataaaaaatcagaattaatttaagttttaatatttctagatgtattaaataaattgatatgaacaaaaatatttccttgaaGTAGTAGTTTTAagttaatataatgaaaaaaattggagaaaaataatacactaaaagaaaaatttattctTGAATACATAAAACTTGTTTTTTCCTATAGGaaggcaatttttaatttaaaaacgtttCCGCGCCGTCTTCCCATCATCCGATTgtccccaaattttttttttaaacatttttgcataaaaaggaaaaaaaataacccATTCTGTAAACATAGaatacattttgaattttaaggacAGGTCTAATACTTATACTATCGCTATTTTTGAAGATGAAACGAAGCGAAATACCTCCAATTGTTAgcaaaactttatatttaaattgttgcaaCTGAATTTAATATTCGTTATTCGACGACACCGTGTATGGATTGTAGTCTAATTTGGTGCCATATTAACATATGCTATTAGCCATAGACTCAGTTTAATGACTTTTCTAAGCTTCATGTCCCAGATAGTTATATTAATACAAACCTATCTAACAAAACCTGTTGTGGGAAGGTATACCTCAATGGCAGAGTGGCACACTTTTAAGAGCGGtaatgggggatggggtcatatgtagaagttcacgcaagtgaggaaagtttctgattgccattcacttgggagtggccaggaacgattcttttgcatagtactcaagcagctcacgacttccggttttagactaaGTAtcttctgggtagccaacagacatccgttttaAGGCGAAGCCCGCATCTGCGATTGTGCGTGGGGTTTgtaacccaccacataaaaagcCTCCCCAATAAAAGACCAAACAtagcctcggaagagaaaccccacttttaatgacgacccctgcaaacgttttacggatcacgatttgagggcatgcacctggaatgtccggacccttaattgggaaggtgcctctgctcggctgattgatgtcctcatacgactaaaggctgacatcacctctatccaagaagtgcgatggacgggacaaggacaaaaggaggtgggtccttgtgacacctactacagcggccatataaaggagcgcaaatttggtgtttgaTTTGTGGTGAGAGAGATCCTCCGTCGCCGAAtcctagccacaatccgcataaaagcgaggttattcaacatatcgcttatttgtgCCCATgtccaacggaagagaaggataAGGGTAAAGAAAGTGTATTTGGCACAACTGTCGGAAAAAttagcctccatgacgaaacatcgtctgtagtaccagattccagcacaagaaaattcatcaagctacatggctgtcccctgatcgaagcACGCGCAATCAAGTCTATCacattgtgatagacggaagacatgtctcctgtgttttagacgtgcgttcGCTCCGATGACGAAATATtgctcggaccattatctggtagcagcgaCCATTATCTGTGCAGCAATGAACGCccgccaacaaacacaagaaaggttcgacgtcgaaaagctgcaaacgcaacagacagttgttacgatgagaattgtcattccgctgtggagagaaaacagactgcctacctcggaACGTTGCGATCGATCACAACACGTTCGGGCTGGGATAGATATCGatagctgaagagggaagcgagacgcatttgcagacgtaagaagaaagaggccgaaaagagtgagtatgaaaagcttgaaaagctgaacgacatgggtaatgctcgaaaattttatgaaaagatgaggcgatttacagaaggtttgaAGACCGGAGCATTGTCATGTaaggaccgaggaggtaatctggtaacggatgtccagagcatactggggttATAGAGGGAACACTTTTCTGACctactgaatggcagtgaaagtacaacaccaggagatggcgaacccaattccacaatcgatgacgatggaatagatgttcccctacccgaccatgaagaaattcgattagcaattgcccgcttgaagaaaaacaaagcggcaggggccgacaGATTACTGGTTGGTGCATTcgtcagcttctttgcaaaatatggtcggaagaaagcatgcctgacgattggaatctcagtgtgctctgtccaatccataaaaagggggACCCCACCGTCTGCGCCAACTaccaatatcgcatataaggtcctgccgtattgtgtgaaatattaaagcccaccgtcaacgaactgattggaccgtATCAGTTTGGCCTGAAAATCCCCCATGGACCAAATATTCATcacgcgccaaatcttggaaaagacaagagagaagaatcgatactcaccacattttcaacgattttaaagctgccttcgatagcacgaaaaggagctcccATTAGCCGCGATGTCTAAATTTCGTATCCCTacgaaactaatacggctatgtatactgacgttgagcaacaccaaaagctccgtcaggatcgggaaggacctctccgagcagttcgataccaaacgagccttcagacagggtgactcactatcgtgcgacttctacAATCTATTGCTtcaatacgagctgcagagctaaatagagaaggtacaatcttcgaTAAGAGCGTACAGTTGCTGACGTACGCCGATGGTATTGaaatcatcggaagcaacaaccacgccgtttgttctgctttttccagactggataaggaagcgaagcgtatgggtctggtggtgaatgaggacaagacgaaacatctcctgttatcaaacaaacagtcagcacactCGCGTCTTGTatcccacatcactgttgacagtcttaACTTTGAAGTTGCAAATAGTTTCATCTACTTGGGAACCACCattaacaataccaacaatatcAGCCTTTCAATTTgatctgagtaggcaattgaaaataaaagtcctctctcgacgaaccaaaatcaaactataagtcgcttattattcccatcctgatgtatggcgctgaagcttttgacgatgacaacatccgataagacgactcttggggttttcgagagaaatctTCTGCGCACGATTTATGGTTCGCCAAAGTTcagagaataaaaagacagcggctacgctggctaggtcatgttgtacgaatggatgaaaccaatttttataatattttgaattaaaagacAACCAATCTTGTTGCGTACAATTAAGTAACTAACTTAAGCTTTAAACACATGTAACGATAACGTGAAACTCATACAATTTTTAGTAATAATAAAGTGCATCAAATAAAGATTgagatattattaaattaattgaaaccaCGTTTGATGATCgtgaaatgtttaaatattatcaatattaaatatgatttaattttaaaattgtttcaagtaaatattaaacataaacaattaagATAAACTGTTGACATACTCACCTTGACTTTCCGAATGCGGATCACGTAAACGCCCTACTTTCCGACGCACCTTTGTATATTCTGGTTCCTTCGACTATCAATTCAAATGTAAATcattaatatatattcaaaaaaagcTATGAAAAGTCACTCACATGATAATTATCTGGCTTCACATCGTGATACACAAATGAGCCACGAACCGAATGGTACGGTCCACTGTATACATTACCGCTATATGAGCTTTCgctatatgtttgtttatttaattggaATGTTGCATATGGGCAGATATCTTCTATGTATTCATTGCCTTCTGCTTTGCCAAAGCTGCCTGAGTCGTTAGAATGCGAACCACGAGTTGGTCCACTACCAGGATTGCAACGAACGGCCAAGTACTGCTGATCtcgattttgtttattttgcaaattgGCCAGGGATGGGGACTCGGACATTGAAGAAGAAGCCAAACGCGCTTGATTGTCAATTTCTGTAAAGAACCAAACCATCATGATGAATCGGATGAGAGATATATGacatttataaattacaatATCAACGTATGGGTTTGTTTATAGGATTCAAAACAAAACGTTAAACGTTTGGTATAGTTCAATTTCTTAGTAAATTACAGACACGGTGGTTGTGCAGGAAAATaggaataacaagtaaggaaaggctaagttcgggtgcaaccgaacattttatactctcgcaatttattgatatatttttattaagataacatacaatttgaccaaattttaaaatcctataattaggtatatgagagctaggcaaagttataacccgattttaaccatttgtgGTACTgatacacactattagaagaaaaatatttcctctgaattaaattaagatacctgagtgatttaccgatattttcggtgaaagattaccatggggcactgaattcttcatattcgatattcggggctttgaaaagttatagtccgatttcgaaaatattttcataagtgaagccacagatgatatacagtatttgtgtaaagttttatttcgcaatGTTCATTGGttcattatgtatatattataaagtgaaggaataagatggagttcaaaattgagttacatgggaagttgtcgtggttgtgaaccgatttcatccatttttcacacgtgtcatcagggtgtcaataaaatagtatgtaccgaatttcattcgaatcggtagagtagttcctgaaatatggtttttgacccataagtgggcgacgccactcccattttcaattttgtaaaaaaatctgagtgcagcttctacctgccatttcttatgtaaaattttgtgtttctgacgtttttcattagtgtgttaatacactttttttcaaaattacctttgtatgggaggtgcgagtggttatcatccgatttctttcatttttggaatgtataagtaaatggctaaaagaaacgactgcagaaagtttggttcatatagctttattggtttgcgagatatatacaaataaccgaattGGGGGCGGTgcaacgcccacttccccaaaaaaattacaaccaaatatgccccttcctagtgcgatcctttattccaaattttacttttataactttatttatggcttagttatggcactttatgtctattcggtttccgccattttgtgggcgtgaaagtggtccgattttgaaagcaaccctctcacggtcccaaggaacatgtgttccaagtttcatcaagttatctcaatttttactcaagttatccgttgcacggacggacggacggacagacagacattcggattttgactcgtctcgtcaccctgataatttagatatatataaccctatatctaactcgtttagttttatgacttacaaacaaccgttatgtgaataaaactataattaacaacttttgttgcgagagtataaaaaccggaGTTTATTACAAACACTAaggcaaaagcaacaaacaacgaACAACGAAACACTGATAACGTAGTGccagttttaattaatttagttatatttatacaaaagaaatgagaaCATAGATAGaaccaaataatttcaaatatttaatgataCTTACTTCGTTTGCGAATAAGTAGCACAGCTGCTATTATACCTAATAGCATGAACATTGAAATACAGACGGGAATTAGCACCTTAAAATTCGCATAAAAAGGACTATCACTCATATGAGACACGGGATTCGCGTGATCTGTTGAATATATAACTAAAAgcgaatatttacataaataaacttTACCCAGTCATATATACGTGCAAATAATTATTATCTTATTCATTTGTGATTACCTCCTTGTGGCGAGAGCGTTGTAAAATTATATACTGCTGTGGTAGAGCCAGCATTATTGTGAGCGGTTACTTTCAGTTGATATTTTGTACCTGGAACTAAATCACTAACCGTATAGATGCGTTCAGTCGGAGGGATATGATTTGAGATTACATTCCATTGAGATCTGTGAATTGATCgcaaatacaataatatatatattttcttatctggttttcttttaatttcctccgattattttgtaaattcagtttaattaaatacacatttgAATACAATCTAATACCCCTATGTATTTGTTATTAAGCGGTTAGGCGGGTTTGAGATGTTGAAATCAAAggtatttttacatttgtttaatatgtatatacaatcatatatttgatttaaacaattctgcatatcaaagatacatatttaaaccgtattttatgaaatttttatttactaattcgGAAAACGCAGCCtttggttcatccaaaatcaaaaaactaaaactgtttcaatagtacatggataaatctaggtAATGAACGAAagataatagaaaatattttaattcgaattttagacatatttttaacaaaaaacttacttctttgtcaaattttcggcatatattggctaaaaaatagttgtaattaaaatataaaaaaatcattcattcattcattaacgAGATAAtgtcatttcaaaaatatgcaacaacataACTTAGAGAAATCATGTTCACCGACTTAAACAATTAAGCTTTTACATTCAAACTGACGCGGACCGATGGCCAGACTTCCAAAGGGTACATCTCTTAGAGTTTTCCTCGGATCGATTTGATATTTCTGGATAATATTTAAAcgtattgtactatttaataagacaattttatttcaaattttgaaacccatctaaccccttaaagtAACAGTGTTtggtaatattatttataatgtgTTTACCATATTTTCACCTTTAATTATTCTGATTACATTCACACCAAAAATTTTGACTTCCTACGTGTACTTTTCTAAATATtgacatatcgctcatttacttgaatagtgtcgatttttcaggagagcggtttaaagtttgcaattgtctcttattt containing:
- the LOC128921311 gene encoding uncharacterized protein LOC128921311 yields the protein MSELPATASTLHIQTRQRSEQVVNIELIGRISHQITGAKLPSNKQVLQLLFYNIRFVYRQLRESAKLTINAVLIFWQQARIPTKDVARCVDKLESLYKLWQKIQKTVPNKRSDAQKKIVEDFSAELDNLFDIAHRDALQNMRISEDKEFLILQRQKGRPGSMAGADMVLYRRQNRADHRIEKEMSRKRKHQQMSEVNLELNELDDFGMDYEEDIGDSEPEVAETNVKKNTKHTASTCTNRGRKHFITPRLLSALDSAKVSDGKAMHILMATAEALGHCTSDLVVNRSTLHRLREEHRRKESQRIQESFIDKVYHD